The following DNA comes from Acidobacteriota bacterium.
TTGCCGTACGCCGCGCCCAGCACGAAGCCGCCCTTCAGCAACGACGGCACCACCGCCACGCACTTCGCACTATGGAAGATCTCTTCTGGAATGCCTTTGTCGGGCGCGGCCATGATCTCGTCGATCACGTTCGCGGCTTCGTTCAAGCGTCCCACGACCTTCGCGCGGTCGGCGGCGAACGCGGGCAGGCTCAGCAGGATGACTGCGATTAGAAATCTCTTCATGGGAAAAGAGTAACAGGGATGGCGGCAGGGACTGGAAGCTAAAAGTTAGCAGCTAGCAGCTAGATAAATGAAAGGGGCCGGAAGCAGCGACCCTCGTGCTGTTCCAGCCCCTGTCTCCCAGGTTCTGTGGTAGGTTGCGGCGAGTATGGACTTCGTTTCCGGAACCGGCAACGTCACTGAAGGCCACTCACCCCGCGTCGACGCCGGACATGGACTTTAGTAACGGTTACTTGTTTGTAACCAGCCCGTGAGTAATGGCGTGGACGGAGAGCGCGATGCGGTTCTGCACGCCGACTTTGCGCATCAACTTGGCGACGTGCGCCTTCACCGTCCGCTCCTCGATGCCCAGCACCGCACCGACCTCTTTGTTGGAGCGGCCCACGACCAGCAACTCGAGCACTTCTTTCTCGCGGTCGGTGAATGCCACGCGCCCTGCCGGGAAGATGCGCCCCGGCGACGAGCTCACGCGCTCGATGAAGGTGGAAAGCACGCGCCGCGGCGCCCACACCGATCCCTGGTGCACGATGCGGATCGCCTGGATGAACTCCGCCGGGCTGGCGCCTTCCTCTACGTATCCCTTCGCGCCCGCCGCCACTGCCTTCAGGATGGTCTCGTCGTCAGCGCCCGAACCCGTCACGATGATGCGCAGGTCAGGACGCGCGGCCTTGAGCCCAGCCATCACGTCGAACAGGTTCTGGCCATTGCGGCTGCCGAGCAGCACCAACTCCACGTCTTTCAGGTTGGGGAGGTCGGCGATCGAGGCCGCCATGGGTTCGAGGTCGGGCTCC
Coding sequences within:
- a CDS encoding response regulator transcription factor, which produces MKPAPAKKPRIRIAVLESDPLRFVGFRTLFESEPDLEPMAASIADLPNLKDVELVLLGSRNGQNLFDVMAGLKAARPDLRIIVTGSGADDETILKAVAAGAKGYVEEGASPAEFIQAIRIVHQGSVWAPRRVLSTFIERVSSSPGRIFPAGRVAFTDREKEVLELLVVGRSNKEVGAVLGIEERTVKAHVAKLMRKVGVQNRIALSVHAITHGLVTNK